One genomic region from Methanocaldococcus fervens AG86 encodes:
- a CDS encoding cation:proton antiporter, with product MEGYYYVFFIVLSIIFIIPNLLKKFNIPAITSIMIAGIIIGPYGLNILQVDETLKVFADFGAIMLMFLAGLEVDNETLREEFKNSLVLTFFSLLIPGLGGYLIGQYLGLGFIGSLLYSVIFASHSVAIVYALLDELKMVKTRLGTIILSATITVDLLTLLLLSVVIKLGTGGEDIGMFLLKVFLYIGALLLAIPLLSKYILGIFEKLHAQRIHFVLSIIFIAIILGEVIGIHPIVGAFICGVAVSEALTKEEHDELLNKNLNAIGYGLFIPIFFLVLGMETNIGVIFDLSNLELLLITLVSAVTLKFFSGFIALKILGFDRVKNTIGGLLTIPKISASLVAASIGKELGLIGNEIFVTIVALSVITATLTPILTKNVFIAKCKKVKN from the coding sequence ATGGAAGGTTATTATTATGTATTCTTTATAGTGTTGTCGATAATCTTCATTATTCCAAATCTGTTGAAGAAATTTAACATTCCAGCCATAACATCGATTATGATTGCAGGGATTATAATAGGGCCTTATGGGTTAAATATATTGCAAGTAGATGAAACACTAAAAGTGTTTGCAGATTTTGGAGCAATTATGTTAATGTTTTTAGCTGGTCTAGAAGTTGATAATGAAACTTTAAGAGAAGAATTTAAAAATTCTCTAGTTTTAACTTTTTTCTCGTTATTAATTCCTGGTTTAGGAGGGTATTTAATTGGGCAGTATTTAGGTTTAGGATTTATTGGCAGTTTGCTTTACAGTGTAATATTTGCATCCCATTCTGTAGCCATTGTTTATGCTCTATTGGATGAGTTAAAGATGGTAAAAACTAGATTGGGAACCATAATTTTAAGTGCTACCATAACTGTTGATTTGCTCACCCTCCTTTTGCTGTCAGTTGTTATAAAGTTGGGAACTGGTGGAGAAGATATAGGGATGTTTTTATTGAAAGTATTTTTATACATTGGGGCTTTGCTTTTAGCTATCCCTCTCCTATCTAAATACATTCTTGGCATATTTGAAAAACTTCATGCTCAAAGAATACACTTTGTCCTATCCATTATATTTATTGCCATAATACTTGGGGAAGTTATTGGAATTCATCCAATAGTGGGGGCGTTTATTTGCGGCGTTGCCGTTAGTGAGGCTTTAACTAAAGAAGAGCACGACGAATTATTAAACAAAAATTTAAACGCAATTGGTTATGGTTTATTTATACCAATATTCTTCTTAGTTTTAGGTATGGAAACAAACATTGGGGTTATATTTGATTTAAGCAATTTAGAGCTATTATTAATAACATTAGTTTCAGCTGTGACATTGAAGTTTTTCTCTGGCTTTATAGCTTTGAAAATTTTAGGTTTTGATAGGGTAAAAAACACTATTGGAGGTTTATTAACAATCCCAAAAATTTCAGCATCTTTAGTGGCTGCATCAATCGGAAAAGAGCTTGGTTTAATAGGAAATGAAATATTTGTAACAATCGTTGCTTTATCGGTGATAACAGCTACACTAACTCCAATACTTACAAAAAATGTGTTTATTGCAAAATGTAAAAAAGTTAAAAATTGA
- the dph5 gene encoding diphthine synthase codes for MLILAGLGLYDENDMTLKTLKFAKKADKIYAEFYTAVLTGTTIEKIEEVLGKKIHVLSRKEVEYDGYKLIEEAKDKDIMFLTAGDPMVATTHVDLAIEAKKKGVEVLIINAPSIYSAVGITGLQLYKFGRTASIVFPEENYFPETPYNIIKENLERGLHTLCLLDIRVDENEKRFMTANEGLKVLLELENRKKENVISEDTKAVVVARAGSLKPKLVYGKIKYLINYDFGKPLHCIIIPGKLHFMEEDALKYLCENI; via the coding sequence ATGTTGATTTTGGCAGGTTTGGGACTCTATGATGAAAACGATATGACTCTAAAAACACTAAAATTTGCTAAAAAGGCAGATAAAATTTATGCTGAATTTTATACAGCAGTTCTAACTGGAACTACAATAGAAAAGATAGAAGAAGTTTTAGGCAAAAAGATTCATGTTTTGAGCAGGAAAGAGGTTGAATATGATGGGTATAAGTTGATAGAAGAGGCAAAGGATAAAGATATAATGTTTTTAACTGCTGGAGATCCAATGGTTGCCACAACACATGTAGATTTAGCTATAGAGGCAAAAAAGAAAGGGGTTGAGGTTTTAATAATAAACGCTCCATCCATCTATTCAGCAGTAGGAATTACTGGGCTTCAATTGTATAAATTTGGTAGAACCGCTTCAATCGTGTTTCCAGAAGAAAATTACTTTCCAGAAACTCCATACAATATAATAAAAGAAAATTTGGAGAGGGGATTGCATACTCTTTGCTTATTAGATATTAGAGTTGATGAAAATGAAAAAAGGTTCATGACGGCAAATGAAGGGTTGAAAGTGCTTTTAGAGCTTGAAAATAGGAAGAAGGAAAATGTCATAAGTGAAGATACAAAGGCTGTTGTTGTAGCAAGAGCTGGAAGTTTGAAACCAAAGCTTGTTTATGGAAAAATAAAATATTTAATTAATTATGATTTTGGAAAACCATTACATTGTATAATAATCCCAGGAAAGCTTCATTTTATGGAAGAAGATGCGTTAAAGTATTTATGTGAAAATATTTAA
- a CDS encoding tetratricopeptide repeat protein — protein sequence MNYDDITKTLEVLKNVVNALECADKGNFDKALEYLEKVQKVDKNNPLVLYIKGIVLKLKGDIEDAVKYFEYLETIEKTSLLSLGNLICLTFVKGEYEKTLKYIDKLSKLSNSCYLSPFHKALIYMEFGEYDKALEVLDEFLKIYPNLTSILREKAIILENLGRLDEALECANKILKIRRNDAYVWYLKGRILKKLGNIKEALDALKIAINLNENLIHVYKDIAYLELANNNYEDALSHINKYLEKYPNDVEAKFYLALIYENLNKIEDALKIYDEIINENPENKLLVSSSILNKAKLLERLGKLDEAINEYNKLFES from the coding sequence ATGAATTATGATGATATAACAAAAACGCTAGAAGTATTAAAAAATGTTGTTAATGCACTGGAATGTGCAGATAAAGGAAATTTTGATAAAGCGTTAGAATACTTAGAAAAAGTTCAGAAGGTTGATAAAAACAATCCTTTAGTATTGTATATAAAAGGAATTGTATTAAAACTTAAAGGAGACATAGAAGATGCAGTGAAATATTTTGAATACTTAGAAACTATTGAAAAAACATCTCTATTGTCTTTGGGAAATCTCATATGTCTAACATTTGTAAAGGGCGAGTATGAAAAAACCTTAAAATACATTGATAAGTTATCAAAACTCTCCAACTCATGTTATTTATCTCCATTTCATAAGGCATTAATTTATATGGAATTTGGAGAGTACGACAAAGCACTTGAAGTTCTTGATGAATTTTTAAAGATATATCCAAATCTAACTTCAATTTTAAGAGAGAAGGCGATAATATTAGAAAATCTTGGGAGGTTGGATGAAGCATTAGAATGCGCAAATAAAATATTAAAAATCAGAAGAAATGACGCTTATGTGTGGTATTTAAAGGGGAGGATTTTAAAGAAACTTGGAAATATAAAAGAAGCGTTAGATGCTTTGAAAATAGCGATAAATTTAAATGAAAATCTAATACATGTTTATAAAGATATTGCCTATTTAGAATTGGCAAATAATAACTATGAAGATGCATTAAGCCACATAAATAAATATTTAGAAAAATATCCAAATGACGTTGAAGCAAAATTTTACTTAGCTTTGATATACGAAAATCTTAATAAAATTGAAGATGCATTAAAAATCTATGATGAAATAATTAATGAAAATCCCGAAAATAAATTGTTGGTAAGTTCATCTATATTAAATAAAGCGAAATTATTGGAAAGACTTGGGAAGTTAGATGAGGCAATTAACGAATACAACAAATTATTTGAAAGTTAA